Below is a genomic region from Catenuloplanes atrovinosus.
TGGTGCTGCTGGTCGGCGCGCTGGCCCTGGTGTCGCCGCTGTTCCTGCTGGCGCCGCTGGTGGCGGTGCCGATCCTCTGGCCGGCGACCCGGTGGTACCTGCGCCGCGCGTCCGGCGCCTACCTGCGGGAGCGGGCCGCGTACGCGCGGATCACCGAGGGGCTGGCCGAGACCGTGGAGGGCGCGCGGACCGTGGAGGCGCTGCGGCTGCACGAGCGCCGGCGGCGGCAGACGGACGCGGACATCCACGAGTCGTACCGGGCCGAGTGGTACACGCTGTTCCTGCGCACGGTCTGGTACCCGGTGGCGGACACGTCGTACGTGCTGCCGGTCGCCGCGTCGCTGCTGCTCGGCGGCGTGTACTACGCGAACGGCTGGATGACGCTGGGCACCGTGATCACGGCCGTGCTCTACATGCAGCAGTTGGTCGGCCCGGTCGAGCAGGCGCTGTCCTGGCTGGAGGAACTCCAGGAGGGGCAGGCCGCGCTGGCCCGGGTGATCGGCGTCGGCGAGGTCCGCTCGGACGCGGACGCGCCGGGCGCGACGCCCGCGGGCAACGGCATCCGGCTGGACGACGTCACGTTCGGGTACGTGCCCGGCCGCCCGGTGCTGCGCGGCGTCACGCTGGACATCGCGCCCGGCGAGCGACTGGCCGTGGTCGGCCCGTCCGGCGCCGGCAAGTCCACGCTCGGCCGGCTGCTGGCCGGCGTGCACCGGCCGGACTCCGGCTCGCTCACGGTCGGCGGCGTCCCGGTGTCCGCGCTGCCGCCGGACCGGCTGCGCGGCGAGGTCGCGCTGGTCACCCAGGAACACCACGTGTTCGCCGGCACGCTGCGCTTCAACCTGGTGCTGGCCCGGCCGGACGCCTCGCCGGAGCAGGTGCGCGACGCACTGGCCGCGGTGGACGCGCTCGGCTGGGCGACCGAGCTGCCGGACGGGCTGGAGACCGTGGTCGGCGAGGGCGGGCACCCGCTCACCCCGGCGCAGGCGCAGCAGGTGGCGCTGGCCCGGCTGGTGCTCGCGGACCCGCACACGCTGGTGCTGGACGAGGCCACGTCGCTGATCGACCCGCGCGCGGCCCGCTCGCTGGAACGCTCGCTGGCCGCGGTGCTGGCCGGCCGCACCGTGGTGGCGATCGCGCACCGGCTGTTCTCCGCGCACGACGCGGACCGGGTGGCGGTGGTCGAGGACGGCCGCGTCGTCGAGTGCGGCTCGCACGACGAACTGCTGGCCGCGGCCGGCTCCTACGCCGCGCTGTGGCGCTCCTGGCAGAGCTAGAGATCCCAGACCGAGACCCCGCCGGTACGCGTGGGTGGCCGGCCGGTCAGCGAGGTGAGCAGCGACTCCACGGCGGCACGGTGCGGCTGGTCGTTCGGCAGCACGATCACCGATGTCCGCCAGTAGGCCAGGTCCGAGGCGAACGCGGCGCGGTCACCCACGGTCAGCGGCGGCAGGTAGCCGGTCGTGCTCACGCTCACGATCAGCGCGTGCGTGGGCCGGCGCGGCGGGCCGAACAGCGCGCGCCCGCCCGCCGTCGGGTCCGGGTCCGGGCCGAGGAAGTAGCCGAGCGCCAGCGGGAAGTCCAGGCCGGCGCGCGCGGCCCAGCGCATGCCGGTGGTGTCCGTCCAGATCCGCGGCGTGACCAGCATGCTGCCGCCGTCCGCCAGCTGCTCGCGGTAGCCCTGCGTGGTGATGTAGGCCGGCACCGGCGCCAGCCGCGTGGTGGACACCGGCATCGGCACGATCGGCACCAGCGCGGCTGCCACCAGCGCGACCGCCGGCCTCGACCGGTCGACCGCGAGCGCCAGCAGCAGGCCGACGCACGGAATCGCGATCAGCGACAGCCGGGTCGGCACCACCGAGTCGAAGATCGGCAGGTGCGCGAACGGCTCCCACGGGCCGGGGCGGCTCACGTCGCCGTACCCGTTCACGATCACGTCACGGCCGACCGACAGCACCGCGAAGACCACGGCGGTCACGGCGGCGGCGAGCGCGGCGGCCCGCGCCCGCAGCACGACCGCGAGCACCACGAACGCGATCACCAGCGGGAAGCCGAAGAACGCGTTCTCCTCCGTCTCGTTCGGCGCGATCTGGCCGAACGGAGAGATCGGCCCGGCCAGCGAGTGGTGCGAGAACGACACGAACGCGGCCACGTCGTTGCCGTAGCTGGTCACGAACTCGGGCACGCCCCGGTAGCTGCCCGGGCCGGTGAACTGCACCCACAGCGGGTACCCGACCAGCGCGCCGGCCACCGCCAGCGCGACGCCGAGGTTGGTGAGGAACCGCGTCCGGTCCGCCTCGCGCGGGCGCAGCGCCAGGTGCAGCAGGCCGAAGACGGCGCATCCCAGGCCGGTGAAGAACAGCGCCTCCTCGTTGATGAAGACCTGCCACGCCATCACCAGGCCGAGCAGCGGGCCGGACCGCCGCCGCGGGTCGAACAGCAGGTGGACCACGAACGGGAGCAGGAACTGGGCGGTCCAGTTCGGATGGCCCTGCGCGTGCGTGACGACGCCGGGCGCGAAGCCGCAGAACGCGCCGCCGACCCCGGCCGCGAGCGGTGAGACGGCCAGGCGGCGGCGGAACACCCAGAACCAGCCGTACGCGGTGAGCGCCAGGCCCAGCAGCACCAGCAGCGCGAACGAGGCGGCCGGACCGGCCAGCAGCGTGACCGGGACCAGCGGCAGGCCGACGCCGAGCACGGACGTGTTCGCCATCAGGTTCACGCCGAGCGGCACGTTCAGCTCGTCCGTGACGAACGGGTCGCGGGCGTCGCCGGTCACCAGCGCGGCGGCCCGGGCCAGCACGTACTCGAAGAACGCGTGGTCGCCCTCGTTCGCCTCCGGCACGGCCCGGTCCAGGTCCCGCCACAGCGGCAGGGTCAGGACCAGGGCGATCAGGAGGTACGCCGTGAGCGCCGCGAGGTCCGGCTTGTGCTTCCCGATCGCGACCACCGACGAATGGTAGTGGCTCCCGCACTCCGGACTCGGACTTATCGGTCGACCTGGGTGAACTCCCAGACGTGCGGCGACCGTGCGACCAGGTGCTCCGGCGGCTCGGGGAGGTCGACCGGGCCGCTGCGCCACTTCGAGATCACCACGAGGCGGTTGTCGGTCGAGGAGAACACCTCGCTGGACATGTGCAGCGGATACACCTCGATCGACGGGACCGCGTCGTCGCACAGCCAGGTGAGCAGCTCCGCGTACCCGGTGGGCCGGGCCTTGACCTCCCACATCCGAACGATCACGTCCGGCATCTCCCCCTCCTCCCCTGACGGTGAAACTCTTTCAACCGGGGGGATGACTCCGGAGGTTACCGCTCCCGCTCCATGATCAGAGCATCGGTGTTGCTCGGCTGGTAGTAGCCGCGCCGGATGCCGATGCCCTCGAAGCCGTACGCGCCGTAGAGCCGCTGCGCGGGCACGTTGTCCACCGCGACCTCCAGCAGCACCCGCTCCGCGCCGCGCCGCTCCGCCTCCGCCAGCAGCGCCTCCAGCAGCGCACGGCCGATGCCGTGGCGCTGCCGGTCACGGCGGACCGCGATGTTCTGCACCCAGGCGTCCGGCTCCTGCATCGCGAGGCCGGCGTAGCCGTCGACCCGGCCATCGTCGTCCAGTGACACCAGATAGTGATGGCCGTTCGCCAGCTCGTTCCAGAACATGGCGGCCGTCCACTTCTCGGCACCGAACAGGTCGGCCTCGATGGGTAGCAGCTCGTCGATGTGCCACCAGCGCAGCGGCCGGATCGCGTCACTCATCGCCGGACACCCTAACCCCTGTCCGGAAAGTCCCACGTCACAAGGGGTGCGCGGCTTCCTAACCGATCAGTAGGCTGGAGGCCATGTGGCAGGCCGAAGTTCGAGTTGACCTCGATGCGATCCGGGCGAACGTGGCCCATCTCGTCGCCGGCACCACCGCGGAGGTCATGGCGGTGGTCAAGAGCGACGGGTACGGGCACGGCATGGTCGCCTCCGCGCGCGCGGCTCTGGACGGCGGCGCCACCTGGCTCGGTGTGGCGAGCCCGGCCGAGGCGATCACTCTGCGTGAGTCCGGGCTGACCACGCCGATCCTCGCCTGGCTGGTCGGCCCCGGCCTGCCGCTGCACGAGGCCGTCGCGGCCGACGTCGACCTGAGCGTGGCCACGCTGGGCCTGCTGGACGAGGTGATCGCCGCCGGTGAGCACACCGGGCGGGTCGCCCGCGTCCACCTGAAGATCGACACCGGCATGACGCGCGGCGGCGCCACGCTGGCCGACTGGCCGGTGCTGCTGGAGGCGGCGGCCAAGGCGCAGTCCGACGACCTGATCGACGTGGTCGGCGTCTGGTCCCACCTGGCGTGCGCGGACGCGCCCGGCGACGCCAGCGTCGACGCGCAACTCGCCGTCTTCCACGAGGCGCTGGAGATGGCCGACCGGTTCGGCATCCGGCCGCGCTTCCGCCACCTCGCCAACTCCGCGGCCGCGCTCACCCGCCCGGACACGCACTTCGACCTGATCCGGCCCGGCCTCGCCATCTACGGCCTGTCGCCGATGGGCGGGCGGGTCGAGGGGCTGCGGCCCGCGATGACCGCGCGCGCCCGGGTGATGCTGGCCAAGCGGGTGCCGGCCGGCTCCGGCGTCTCCTACGGCCACACCTACGTCACGCCGGCCGAGACCACGATCGCGGTGGTGCCGATCGGGTACGCCGACGGCATCCCCCGGCACGGCTCGAACGCCGCCCCGGTGCTGATCGGCGGCCGGGTCCGGCCGATCGCGGGCCGCGTCTGCATGGACCAGTTCGCCGTCGACTGCGGCGACGACCCGGTGCACGACGGCGACCTGGTCACGCTCTTCGGCCCCGGCGACGACGGCGAGCCGACCGCGGACGACTGGGCGGAGGCCGCCGGCACCATCAACTACGAGATCGTCGCCCGGTTCGGCAGCCCCCGGGTGGCCCGTGTCTTCGACGGCCTGCGACCGGAGGTAGGTGCATGAGTTCCGCGACGTCACCGTCATCGTCGTCGTCCCTGGTGTCCTCGATCTTCACTCCCCGGGTCGGTAAGCGGGCCGGGCTCATCGGTGCGGTGGTCGGGCTGGCCGCCGCCGGCATCGCGGCCGGGGTCGCCGCGGAGCGGAGCATCGTGCGGCGCACCAAGCGCGGCACGATCGACCCGTACGCGAACGAGAAGTTCGGCGAGCAGCCCTACGACGAGTCCTTCATGATCACCGCCCCGGACGGCACCGACCTGCACGTGGAGGTGCTCGAGCCGGTCGACGGGCTGGAGGTCGAGCCGGACTTCCCCGGCGCGCCCGCGGCCGACCTGGCGGCCGAGCCCACCGTCGTCTTCGTCCACGGCTTCTGCCTCGACATGGGCACGTTCTACTTCCAGCGCAAGGAGCTGGTCCGGCGCGGCGACTACCGCATGGTCTTCTACGACCAGCCCGGGCACGGCCGGTCCGGCAAGCTGGAGTCCGGCGACTACCACCTGGAGGCGCTGGCCGAGTCGCTGCACGCGGTGCTCCAGGCCACCGTGCCGACCGGGCCGATCGTGCTC
It encodes:
- the alr gene encoding alanine racemase, which produces MWQAEVRVDLDAIRANVAHLVAGTTAEVMAVVKSDGYGHGMVASARAALDGGATWLGVASPAEAITLRESGLTTPILAWLVGPGLPLHEAVAADVDLSVATLGLLDEVIAAGEHTGRVARVHLKIDTGMTRGGATLADWPVLLEAAAKAQSDDLIDVVGVWSHLACADAPGDASVDAQLAVFHEALEMADRFGIRPRFRHLANSAAALTRPDTHFDLIRPGLAIYGLSPMGGRVEGLRPAMTARARVMLAKRVPAGSGVSYGHTYVTPAETTIAVVPIGYADGIPRHGSNAAPVLIGGRVRPIAGRVCMDQFAVDCGDDPVHDGDLVTLFGPGDDGEPTADDWAEAAGTINYEIVARFGSPRVARVFDGLRPEVGA
- a CDS encoding ABC transporter ATP-binding protein, translated to MLPIADGGQVRRYVRGLFRRHPRELAVLLALHGLGALCGLAAPRLLGDLVEIIRGGGTAGALDRVGLALAAFVVAQAVLVYLARYASARLGERVLAELREEFVDRVLAVPIGTVERAGTGDLLTRTTRDVSSLAYSVQWAVPEILTALITLVLLVGALALVSPLFLLAPLVAVPILWPATRWYLRRASGAYLRERAAYARITEGLAETVEGARTVEALRLHERRRRQTDADIHESYRAEWYTLFLRTVWYPVADTSYVLPVAASLLLGGVYYANGWMTLGTVITAVLYMQQLVGPVEQALSWLEELQEGQAALARVIGVGEVRSDADAPGATPAGNGIRLDDVTFGYVPGRPVLRGVTLDIAPGERLAVVGPSGAGKSTLGRLLAGVHRPDSGSLTVGGVPVSALPPDRLRGEVALVTQEHHVFAGTLRFNLVLARPDASPEQVRDALAAVDALGWATELPDGLETVVGEGGHPLTPAQAQQVALARLVLADPHTLVLDEATSLIDPRAARSLERSLAAVLAGRTVVAIAHRLFSAHDADRVAVVEDGRVVECGSHDELLAAAGSYAALWRSWQS
- the rimI gene encoding ribosomal protein S18-alanine N-acetyltransferase, translating into MSDAIRPLRWWHIDELLPIEADLFGAEKWTAAMFWNELANGHHYLVSLDDDGRVDGYAGLAMQEPDAWVQNIAVRRDRQRHGIGRALLEALLAEAERRGAERVLLEVAVDNVPAQRLYGAYGFEGIGIRRGYYQPSNTDALIMERER